The nucleotide window CCTTGCCCCTCTCCCCTTCAGGTATTCGCAGAAGGACACATTCGCCACTCATCCTTCCTGCtgcctcgtcgtcttctgcgTCTGGTGTGCGTCAAAACCATCAGCACAACAATCACGGCTGGATGTGTGGACAACGGACTTTTGCAAGTGGGTTCCGCGACGGACGGACTTAATGGCCGAGGACCGAGGACCGAGTATTTATGTTGCAACACACAGTCGTCGTCCAGCGTTCTCGTCCCATCTCCATCTACTCTGTACTCTACATACCTTTGCAGTGTCGGATCATCGCAACTTCGCTCCCTATGtccagcccccccccccccggcatTTCAACACAACACGCGGACCACAACCTGCCAGTAATGGGCGGTGGCTCACCAGCGTCGCATGATGTGGGGGGGCAGATGGTTACTAATTGCGTAACAATGCGAGTGGCGGGCCAttggccaaggccaagaaccAAGGGCAGGCCTCGCGCTGCAATCTTGATcagttaggtaggtagtctacgtacctacctgcctgcctagGCACCTACCTGTAGGTAGGCTGTGGAGGAGCTGCACTAGTGCAACCCAGGCTGGTTGCCAATTCTTCAAACGGCGCGCCCGCCTGCTGGTATGACTCAGGGTCATCATCCacaccaaaaaaaaaacagcgATACGGCTTTTGCATTTGTACTTGTAAGGATAGTGTAGTACCTACCTAAAGCTATGATTCACGAAAACTGTAGTAGCGGACTACAGATAAATCCGGTATGTGTCTATATCCGCCAGAAGTACTCTGTACCTACACCGATACCCAGCCCACACACAGAGCAGTTTTGTAACTAGCATGTCGCTCCCGGCCAAAACCCGCAGTGCGGCAAGCAACCCCATGGTCTCGCTCGCGCTCGCGCCTACACTCCACTCCAAGCGACGTTGGAAGTTGGCCTGAATGACCGGAACTTTAATCGGATACGGCTTATGAGGCCGTCTTGGCCTTGATCAACTGTTCACGCACAATTGAATAAGTGCGGGCGTTCTTCGGAATAGGTTTAGAATGGGTTTAGACTAAAGTGCATTATTCATCTGCCATGGGGTATGCTCTGATCCTGTCCAGAATGCAATTATACTCTTACAGGTCATATCTCTGTCATTTCACTTGCCGGCGCTCAGGACACGCAGGCATTTGAACAGGTTACAGCCGGTCTTTGCAGACCTGTATGCCCCCTTGCCCAGCCTGCATCCCTCAGATAGTGCTGCGCCATAGCGTGCTTGCCACTGTTGGTCGAGGACCCAATACCTGCCCGCTTACCTACTTCCTTGCATAAATCGCCACAACCCAAGAAGACGTTCCAGACCCGAGCTACTCCGCCCGAAAAGCTTACATCAGTGACGCCGTACGCCTCAGGAGTCGGGACCCGGGACACTGGGAAGAGGCTTGATCCTGTGGGTTTGTCCAAACGGATGCAAAGAGTCGCCAAGTGTCGAGAGTGTGAACTACCAATCtttttgttttattttaGTAAAAATGATGGTATCATGCAGATCGACAGTGAGTTGACAAATGAACAACACTTGCTGTTGTGTATAGTCTCCAGTCATCCGATGAGAAGGGCACGCAACCACCCTTATTGAGCGGGTGAGTGACTCCGTATCACTTGCCATTCGAAGAGAGGACTCCAGCTTTCTGCTTCATGATCATCCGTCGTGTATCGGTGTTTTTTTGTGGCTAGGTGATCGGGATGAGCGTCTCATAAGCTGCCGGCTGCTCGGAGTGTCGGTGTCATCCGCCCTCATTGAGGCATGTGTTGAGCCGACTCGAGGTCGTTTGCAGGTCCCGTGGTGCGGGAACAGAAACCTGCCCGTCCGTCCATGGTCCAGCCTATTTTTTCCCCCCAATTTTTTccatttttttttttaaaatATTTCACCTACACTCGCCGTAAATTTCCGACTGGCTTTTTGCTTCCTGTCTTCAAGGGATGGACATTGGAATGGCAGATGCAAACAGCGGAGCGATTTTCCATTCCTCGGTGCAACAAATAGCAGTTTCCGGCAGCGGTCGAGTTGGTTCCCCACCCTGGGACAGGTGCAGACTGTTGCCGACGGTAGCTAGAtagatacctaggtactgtCTCCCCGCATTGACCACTCCTCCTGTCAGGGGGCAAAAGCAGCCTCATGTCAGAAGCCAAACATCATTCGtccgccggcctcgacatCTCGCGATATCCGCTTCAACCCAACACCCGCCTGTCAGCCTACCCAGCCGCGCAACGGCCCTCTGAAAATACCGGATAACAACACAGTCGAACAGAGAGAATTTTCAACCGCGCTGTGATGGATCTGGCTTACGATTACATTCAGGAGAGCTCGCTCCCTAAGGATgccgacaagaagacgggcGACGCCAAAGACTCTAATCCCGATCAGCCGCAACATTCGCTCAATGATGAACTTCAGGAGGCGTACAAGGCCATATCATCTAGCGCCTGGGGCATGCGAATTGGTGGTTTCTTGGGAAATGCTGTGAAGCAGGTAAGTAATCGTGGCAAAGCTCCCTTGGGAGCAGGCCGGCTAATCCGACGTCAGGGACAAGTAGTCTACAAGGAGGCTTCCAAGGAAGTTACCGAACTCGGCGGAGACGCTGCCAAGGGCTTCACGTCCATCATCAGCCGCACTCGATCGCTGACCGTCAACACGGCGCAAGGAGAGTCTTCTGGggacaagggcaaggagacCGACAGCCAGACGACGCCGACCAAGACTCGAGACCAGGCATCGGACGAGGAGGCTATGAGCAGTTCGGAGAACTATTTGGCGAGGCTCCGCTCTGAGGCTGCCAAACGGCTCAAAGACTTGCAAAAAgccgaagacgccgccgacgaggctcTCCTTCGTTTCGGCACCAACATTAGCAACTTCCTTAAAGAGGCGGTCAGCATCGCGCCGCCCTCGGATTCCAACAACCAAGGAAGCACTGTTATGTTCGAGAGCAAGGATGCACAAGGGAAACGCGTCATTCATACTTCGCGGCAGGACGCCCAGCTGCACGTCATACACACGAGCACCGAGGGCTTCGCAAAGGACCCCGCGACGGAGGAATTTACTACATGGGCCAAGGCTTTTGACGttgagaagaagacggctGAGATAAGCGACGACTTGAACAAATACCCCGAACTGCGAACGACGATGGAGAAGCTTGTGCCCGATCAGGTTCCTTATGCTGAATTCTGGAAGAGATACTACTTCCTCAGACACggtctcgaggccgccgagacccGACGACGTGACTTGCTCAAGGGTGAGTGCCGCAGCCCAGAATTGCCAAACAAGTCTCAGCTAACGGATAAACAGCTGCATCTGCCGAAGACGAAGTTGGTTGGGACGACGATTCTGAGGATGAGGCTGCCCGTGCTCCGACTTCTGCCCCGACTTCTGCCCCGACTTCTGCCCCGACTTCTGCCCCGACTTCTGCCCCGactgctgctcctgctgctcctgctactccttctgcttctgcttctacTTCCACTGCccctgctgcctctgcccCTACATCTGCCCCTGCTCCTGCTCCAAAGGCCGAGCAGAAGCAAGTGCGCCCCGCATCGGTCGAATCCTCCACCACGAtccagcccccccccacacagACCTCCGGCCTCAAACCTGCCGCCGAGTCCCGTAAGTCGAACGACGAGAAGTCCCAGGCCGACAGCGACACAAGCTACGATGTTGTGGGTGCCACATCCGGTGTGCCCAGCCAGGCTCCCAATAGCCCCAAGGATTCCCGCAAGGCCGACGatagcgacgacgactgggAGTAAACTGACGTGGttgcttttcttcttttttgcCGGCTGGCGTTGGTTGGGTTTGGTTGAACCTTTTCGGCTCGAATGGCAGCTCTTAATTTGCGGACATTTGTACATCAGCCGTGGCTCGTAGTGCACCGGTTTTCTTTGTGACCAAGTCGGATTCTCTTCTCTCGTGCTCGGATTATTtatttcttcttcctcgtgACTGTGGTGAAtccatcctcgtccacctcTGGTTCCGGCTTTTCCTTGGGCGCACGAACGAGCTGCGGGgcgtcgtccatgtcgacgtcgtcatcctcatcgtcctcgctATCGTCCTCCCAGTCGGTCTCCTGGTCCCCGCCCTCGACTTTCTTGTAGAGCCCCTCAACCTTGGCGCCCTTGCGGCTTTCCCACTTCTTGCGGAGGCTGTCAACAACGTCCAAGTTGCCTTTGGCTATGTCTCCCCTCAGCTTGATGATctgctcggcgacgtcgaagccggtctcatcgtcgacgttgacctCGAACTCGTCCAGCATGACCTGCAGCAGCATGGTCTCGACGTACTCGGTGTCAGGCTCTTCgggggcgatggcggcggggacggccTGACCGTTTGTGATCTTGGAGTAGGCGGGgaaggcctcggcgaccgCGCCGGCGAACCAGTCTCTCTTGTCGGCGGAGTCTGGGCCGCCCCAGTGGTTCTGTACGGCGAGGGACAGGGCCGGCCACATGTGCAGCGACAGGGCAACGGCCTGCTCGAAAGCCGACTGGCAGGCCTCTGGAGGAGATGTTAGCATCGTGCAACCTTGATCTTTCAAGGGCCGGGCATGTGGACTTGCCTGCTGTGACGGGGCTGGAAGATCCCGTGGTTGCCATGTTGAATCAACTGGTGTATGCTGTTTCGCGGGGTACTTGGAGGGGCagtttttttttcccttctgGCAGTGACAGTGCTTCTAAAATCACAATCACAattttcccccctctcgaCTGACGGTGCGTGCGACACAAAAAACTGTATTAAGGACTGTGCGGAGCCTCCCGGCGATCCCGCTTTTCTGGTCTAGGCAGGGTCTTCTGAAATTGGGCTATCGAATTCCTCAGAGTCTATCCGTACTATGTACAGAGTAAAGAGATGCTGAACAACTGCATTTACTGCAATGCCATGATGAAGTTCCAAAACGAGGCAAAAGGGCATCCCGAGATGGCCCCATTGGTCCGAGACACAATTCCGTGCAAATGTCAGTTCTGCTCGAAGCCTTGGGTTCGCCAGAAGGCCTTCGGCTGCTGATCAGGCGGCGCGGACATTGCCATCCACTTGGGCGCTGCAGTGATGTCATCAGTTCCCTATTCCGGCAGTGAGCTCTGGGGGAGTTTCAGGGTTGTATTTCCTCTGTGCTCCTCCCACGACGTGATGGCCTGTTCACAACCCACAGGGGCCGTCCATCGTTCGGGGAGCTTCAAAAAGGCTCGCGTGCCCGCCgtctgccgccgacgacggggagAGCTGCATTTTCTGTCGCTAGCTTCGTCCGAACGTGACCGACCATGAATCCGTTGAAGCTCAACACCACTTCGGTGTCATTGGCCGTCACGCCAACCGTTGTATCCACCCTCTTCTCACATGTGAGTCCCTTTGGACCCCTATTCCGGGTCCTCGCCAGCTTTCCCGGGTCTGTCGTTGCGGAAAACGCGGTGCAACCCAGAAAATCCGATATGTAACGTATGGATAACTGATCTTTGACCAGTACCTCAATCGCAAGGCTACAAAGCAGCGGCCCGACGCCCATCTGTCCTACGACGAGGGCCTGCACCTTGTCCGGTCGTTCCTCGAGTTCGCTTCCCAGCACACCGTCGAGGAACTGCAGGCGTTCACGGCCCAATGGGTCCCGCATCCGCAATgggtcaaggtcgaggatgccgagatcCCCGAGACACATATTGAAAGGTCCGCCGGACTGATCGAGGCACAACTGGGGCCCGCTGGTGTTCGGGCTGTTGGCGGACGCAAATGGTGGACATGGCGAAGGCCGCAGAGTCCGCTCAAGGCCGAATGGGTGGAGATGCGCGCCGACTATCACGAACGCAAGAAGAACGGTGGCGCGACTAAGAGAGTCATGCTCTATATCCATGGAGGCGCCTACTTCTTTGGCAGCGTCGACGAGCACCGCTATCAGATGCAGCGGCACGCGCGCAAGCTGAAGGCAAGAGTATTTGCGCCGCGTTATCGACTGGCGCCGCAGTTTCCTTTTCCTTGCGGTTTGCAGGACTGCTTGGCCGCCTATCTCTATTTGCTTACGGTTCAGGATCCCACAACTATTGTGCTGGCCGGCGATTCAGCCGGTGGCGGAATGGTCTTGTCGATCCTGTGCGTTTTAAGAGATCAGGGCATCCCACTTCCGGCTGGAGCTGTTCTCATCAGTCCGTGGGTCGACCTCACTCACTCCTTTCCCAGTGTCTCTGGCGACAATGAACTCGACTACATTCCGTCTT belongs to Colletotrichum higginsianum IMI 349063 chromosome 5, whole genome shotgun sequence and includes:
- a CDS encoding BSD domain-containing protein, which gives rise to MDLAYDYIQESSLPKDADKKTGDAKDSNPDQPQHSLNDELQEAYKAISSSAWGMRIGGFLGNAVKQGQVVYKEASKEVTELGGDAAKGFTSIISRTRSLTVNTAQGESSGDKGKETDSQTTPTKTRDQASDEEAMSSSENYLARLRSEAAKRLKDLQKAEDAADEALLRFGTNISNFLKEAVSIAPPSDSNNQGSTVMFESKDAQGKRVIHTSRQDAQLHVIHTSTEGFAKDPATEEFTTWAKAFDVEKKTAEISDDLNKYPELRTTMEKLVPDQVPYAEFWKRYYFLRHGLEAAETRRRDLLKAASAEDEVGWDDDSEDEAARAPTSAPTSAPTSAPTSAPTSAPTAAPAAPATPSASASTSTAPAASAPTSAPAPAPKAEQKQVRPASVESSTTIQPPPTQTSGLKPAAESRKSNDEKSQADSDTSYDVVGATSGVPSQAPNSPKDSRKADDSDDDWDAPVFFVTKSDSLLSCSDYLFLLPRDCGESILVHLWFRLFLGRTNELRGVVHVDVVILIVLAIVLPVGLLVPALDFLVEPLNLGALAAFPLLAEAVNNVQVAFGYVSPQLDDLLGDVEAGLIVDVDLELVQHDLQQHGLDVLGVRLFGGDGGGDGLTVCDLGVGGEGLGDRAGEPVSLVGGVWAAPVVLYGEGQGRPHVQRQGNGLLESRLAGLWRRC